The region TCACCCACTCCGTACATGGGCCAGATTGAAAACCCAAAGACACAGTGAATTGTAAATAAATGCCAGAGAATTGTCAAGGAATAGTCCCAAAACTTTATTCCTTCCGGGAATTTTTGAAATTGTTGGTATGAGTGGCAAGGTCATGCATGATCTCTTTCAGCTGAAAATAGGATCGCAGATACTGGTCATAGTAAAAACGGTACCGCTCGTGATGGTGTCGGTTGGGATAGATTTGCCCTGAAACCTGGACCATTTTGAGCGTCGCCTCCGGGATGGTGTCGTAGAATCCCACTCCTACCGCTGCATAGATCGCCGTTCCCAAGGTGCTGGCCTCTTCCACTGTGGTGAGGTAAATGGGAACGTTGGTGACATCAGCATGAATCTGTAACCACAACCGACTGCGAGACCCAACCCCACTCACATACACCTCCTGGACCTCAAAACCATTCTGAGCCAGTGTCTCCAGGATATGGTAAGTACCATACGCCGCCCCCTCGTAAATCGCCCGTAAAATGTGTTTCTTGGTATGGCTGAGGGAAAGTCCTAAGATCATGCCCCTGGCCAGAGGGTCCTGATAAGGACTGCGATTACCTTGAAAGTAATCAAGCACAATGAGCCCTTCCGAACCAGGTGGAACTTGCGCCACCATGCCATCCAGAATCTCAAATTCTCGCGTTTTCAACTCACAGGGACCACCACATTCCTCCTTTGCAAAGTGGTCCACAAACCACCGGATAAGTGACCCCGTAGTGCTCTGGCCCCCTTCGAGAATCCACATATTGGGTAAAACCGCCTGATAATATGGACCCCAGATACCCGGACTGAAAATGGGGTGTTCTGAAACCGCCAAATGACAGGTGGAGGGACCAATCACCATGGCCAATCTCTGAGGGTGAACCACATCCAGACCCACCATGGCCGCATAAGCATCAATACCACCTTGAATAACGGGAGTCCCTGGTATAAGGCCCAGGTCATATGCGGCCTTTTTACTCAATTCCCCCACCTTCTCTGCCACGGGAACGAGTTCTTTGGGCCACTTCTGAAGTAGTTCCTCAAAATTGAGTTCCCGCAAAAGCGAAACCGGCCACCCCTCTTCAGTCGGGCAATAGTTCCACTTGCAGATGGCGTTATTGTGCGACGTCACCCAGCGATCCGTCAGTTTGAAAACAATCCAATTCTGGGATTCCACAAAGTAGTCAGCATTGGTGAACACATCGGGAAGATTTTCCTTAAACCATAGCGCTTTGGGAATCATCCATTCCGGTGACTCGTGCCCACCTGCATACTTGAGAACTGGATGAGCTGTGGCGTTGATGCGCTCAGCCTGGTCAAAAGCCCTCACATCCATCCACAAAATCGCCCGGTACTTAGGGTTCCCAAAACGGTCTACAGGGAGTACCGTGCAAGAACTGGCACTGACACTGATTGCCGCAATCTCCTCCGGACGTACCTCCCCTTCAAAAATGCATCGCCGTACTGTATCCTGTGTCGCCTTCCACCAGTCACCAGGATCCTGTTCTGCCCATCCGGGTCGGGGATGGTATTCAGGATAGGAGTAGAAGGAAAGCGCCACCACGTTTCCCCGAACGTCAAAGATGCCACTCCGGAGGCCCTGGGTACCGATGTCAATCCCTAAGAAATACGGTGGTCTGGTATTTACCATAGGTTTACCCTCTCCTTACTGTGTGGTACAATAAATCCAAATGACCGACCAAACATTTCTTGCCGACTGCATGTTAGGAAAATTAGCCCGCTGGCTTCGCATCGTTGGATACGACACCAGGTATTTCCGACATGCAGAAGACCACACCCTGATCGCCGTAGCGCGCTTCGAAGGACGAACGCTTTTGACCAAAGACCAAGCCCTTTTTAAAAGAGCTCAAGAAATCGCGTACTTCGTCCAGGCTGAATCTTTGACTCTCCAGCTCAGAGAAATCCTCCTTCACTTTGGATTGCCTCTCCGGCTTTCGCACACTCGCTGTCCCTCCTGTAACGCAGCACTCCTTCCCGTTCCTCCTCAAAAAGCCAAGGCGCATGTTCCCCTTTTCGTCTCCCTGAGTTTCGAAGAATTCAAACAATGCCCTCACTGCCAGAAAATCTACTGGCCGGGAACGCACTGGCAGAGAATCCTCCAGATTTGCCAGGAGCTCCCGGACCCTAAAACCCCTTTTTAGCGGTCGAGCAGTACCTCAACTCCCGGAAGGGTTCTCCCTTCCACAAACTCAAGTGACGCTCCTCCACCGGTTGAAATATGGGTGATATGCTTTTCCACCCCAGCTTTCTTAATCGCCGCAATGGTATCCCCTCCGCCGACCACCACCACCGCCCCGCTCTGCGCCACCTTCTTGGCGATCTCCACCGTTCCCTGGGCAAAGAGGTCTACTTCAAACAAACCCAGCGGGCCATTCCAGAAAATGGTTTTGGCCTGAGTAACCTCAAGACCAAACTTTTCCACCGTCTTCGGTCCGATATCAAAACCACCCATGTTAGGAGGAATTTCATTCCAGGCCACCACACTGGTTTCCACTCCCTCTTTCCCCTCTGGAGCCACCACGAAATCCTCCGGCAAAACCAGCTTAACCCCCTTCTCTTTGGCCATGTTCAGGATACTTTTCGCCTCTTCAATCATGTCTTCCTCTAAAAGCGAGGTTCCCACCTCATACCCCATGGCCTTGATAAAGGTATAGGACATACCACCGCCAATGAGCAGGGCATCGACTTTGAGAAGCAACTTCTTGATTACCCCAATTTTACTGGAAACCTTCGCACCTCCCAGAATGGCCAGGAATGGCCGCACCGGGTTATTGAGCCTTTCACCCAGCGCTTCGAGCTCTTTCTCCATGAGAAATCCAGCATAGGCCGGAAGGAACTTGGCAACCCCAGCCGTGGAGGCATGAGCCCGGTGGGCAGTCCCGAAGGCATCATTGACGTAGAGGTCAGCGAGCTTGGCCAGGGACCGGGCAAAGTTTTCATCGTTCGCTTCTTCCTCAGCGTAAAAACGGACATTTTCCAAAAGGAGTGCTTCTCCTTCCTGCAGGGCGTTGGCCAACTTTTCAACCTCCTCACCGAT is a window of Atribacterota bacterium DNA encoding:
- a CDS encoding FGGY-family carbohydrate kinase; its protein translation is MVNTRPPYFLGIDIGTQGLRSGIFDVRGNVVALSFYSYPEYHPRPGWAEQDPGDWWKATQDTVRRCIFEGEVRPEEIAAISVSASSCTVLPVDRFGNPKYRAILWMDVRAFDQAERINATAHPVLKYAGGHESPEWMIPKALWFKENLPDVFTNADYFVESQNWIVFKLTDRWVTSHNNAICKWNYCPTEEGWPVSLLRELNFEELLQKWPKELVPVAEKVGELSKKAAYDLGLIPGTPVIQGGIDAYAAMVGLDVVHPQRLAMVIGPSTCHLAVSEHPIFSPGIWGPYYQAVLPNMWILEGGQSTTGSLIRWFVDHFAKEECGGPCELKTREFEILDGMVAQVPPGSEGLIVLDYFQGNRSPYQDPLARGMILGLSLSHTKKHILRAIYEGAAYGTYHILETLAQNGFEVQEVYVSGVGSRSRLWLQIHADVTNVPIYLTTVEEASTLGTAIYAAVGVGFYDTIPEATLKMVQVSGQIYPNRHHHERYRFYYDQYLRSYFQLKEIMHDLATHTNNFKNSRKE
- a CDS encoding Mut7-C RNAse domain-containing protein, which encodes MTDQTFLADCMLGKLARWLRIVGYDTRYFRHAEDHTLIAVARFEGRTLLTKDQALFKRAQEIAYFVQAESLTLQLREILLHFGLPLRLSHTRCPSCNAALLPVPPQKAKAHVPLFVSLSFEEFKQCPHCQKIYWPGTHWQRILQICQELPDPKTPF
- a CDS encoding phosphoglycerate kinase, which gives rise to MNKKTIRDISKEELKGKKVLVRVDFNVPLDEQRHITDDTRIVESLPTIRFLLERGAKVILVSHLGRPKGKPKDEFRMDPVARRLEELLGKKVYKANDCIGEEVEKLANALQEGEALLLENVRFYAEEEANDENFARSLAKLADLYVNDAFGTAHRAHASTAGVAKFLPAYAGFLMEKELEALGERLNNPVRPFLAILGGAKVSSKIGVIKKLLLKVDALLIGGGMSYTFIKAMGYEVGTSLLEEDMIEEAKSILNMAKEKGVKLVLPEDFVVAPEGKEGVETSVVAWNEIPPNMGGFDIGPKTVEKFGLEVTQAKTIFWNGPLGLFEVDLFAQGTVEIAKKVAQSGAVVVVGGGDTIAAIKKAGVEKHITHISTGGGASLEFVEGRTLPGVEVLLDR